Genomic DNA from Streptomyces venezuelae:
ATCGCCTCCGCCATGGCCGTGCTGCTCCTCCCGTACTCCCTCGTCGGCCCCTTCGCCGGCGTCCTGCTGGACCGCTGGCCGCGCCGCCAGGTCTTCCTGTACGGCAACCTCCTGCGGGCCGCCCTGGCGTCCCTGACCGCCGTCCTGATGCTGAGCGACGTCCCCGACTGGCTCTTCTACGCCTCCGCCCTCTGCGTCACCGCCGTCAACCGCTTCGTCCTCGCGGGGCTCTCGGCCGCCCTGCCCCGGGTGGTCGACGCCGACCGGCTGGTCCTCGCGAACTCCCTCTCACCGACCGCGGGCACGCTCGCCGCGACCCTGGGCGGCGGCCTCGCCTTCGTGATCCGTCTGGTGGCCTCGGACTCGGATGCGGCCGTGGTCCTCTGCGGCGCCGCCCTGTATCTCTGTGCGGCGCTCGCCTCGCTCCGCATGGCACGCGAACTGCTCGGCCCGGACCCGGACCTGGTCCAGCCCCGGCTCGCGACCGCGCTCGCCGGCACGGCACGCGGGCTGAGAGCGGGGGTGCGCCATCTCACGCAACGCCCCGCGGCCGCCCGCGCGCTGGCCGCGATGACGGTGCTGCGCTTCTGCTACGGCGCGCTGACCGTCATGGTCCTGATGCTGTGCCGGTACGCCTGGACGTCGACGGAAGCCGACGGGCTCGCGCTGCTCGGTCTGGCGGTGGGGATCTCCGGTGCGGGGTTCTTCGTGGCAGCCGTGGTCACGCCTGCGGCGGTGGGACGCTTTGGCCCAGGCGGCTGGATCGTCACCTGCGCGGCAACGGCGGCGCTCCTCGAACCCGCACTCGGTCTCCCTTTCGAACCCGCCCCTCTCCTGGTCGCCGCCTTCCTCCTCGGTCTGACGACCCAGGGCGCGAAAATCGCCACGGACACGGTGGTGCAGTCCTCGGTGGACGACGGCTTCCGCGGCCGGGTCTTCTCGATCTACGACGTGCTCTTCAATGTCGCGTTCGTGGGCGCGGCAGGAGTGGCGGCCCTGATGCTGCCACCGGACGGCCGCTCGGTCCCGCTGGTGCTGGTGGTGGCTCTGCTCTACGCGGCGGTTGCTGGCGGTATGACCCGTTTCGGCGCGCAATAAGTGTCACATCAGTGACACAGAGCCCCTCTGGGCTACAGAGATGTCGGTGGACCCGGATAACTTACGGGCGTCGTATTCGCGCCATCGCGCTCTCGTTCGAGGGGGACCCCCAAAGTGACCACTCCGCCGCCCCAGGGCCAGACTCCGTACCCGCCCCAGGGCCAGAACCCCTATGGCCAGCCCCAGGGCGGTGTCGCTCCGTACGGTCAGGCTCCCCCGGCCCCGTACCCGCCGCAGCAGGGCCAGCCGGGCGGGCCGACGGCCCCCTACCCGGCCTTCAACCAGGGCGGGCCCGTGCCCCCGCCGCCTGCTCCCCGTCGTGGCGGTGGCGCCAAGAAGCTGCTTCTGCGCATCGGCGGCTTCATCCTGGTCGCGATTCTCATAGGCGTCGGCAAGTGGTACATGGGCAAGAGCGACGCCGAGTCCACCAGCGTCGGCAGCTGCATGCACAACAAGGGCACGCAGATCCGGCCAGAGCTGGAAGAGGTCGACTGCGGCTCAAGTGATGCCGAGTTCGAGGTCGTCGAGAAGTTCGACGGTACGAGCGACAGCTCCAAGTGCGAGACGGTCAAGACGTCCGAGGTCGCCTATTACCAGTCGGGCAAGGGCCACAACGTCGTACTCTGCCTGAAGAAGGCGTAACGAGAACGAAGGATGGGCGTTGCTTCACGGTTTCACGTGAAACAACGCCCATCGGCATATTTCGGGGAGTGGGTGTTTCACGTGAAACACCGTCGGCCCCTCAGCTCTGTGCGGCCCACCACTCCTTGAGCGCCGCGACTGCCGCGTCCCGTTCCATCGGGCCGTTCTCGAGGCGCAGCTCAAGGAGGAACTTGTAGGCCTGACCGATCACCGGGCCCGGCTTCACGTCCAGGACCTTCATGATGTCGTTGCCGTCCAGGTCGGGACGGATCGAGTCCAGCTCTTCCTGCTCCTGGAGGCGGGCGATGCGCTCTTCCAGGCCGTCGTACGCACGAGACAGGGCGTTCGCCTTGCGCTTGTTGCGGGTGGTGCAGTCGGAGCGGGTCAGCTTGTGCAGGCGCTCCAGGAGGGGGCCCGCGTCGCGTACGTAGCGGCGTACGGCCGAGTCCGTCCACTCTCCCGTGCCGTAGCCGTGGAAGCGCAGGTGGAGCTCGACCAGGCGCGAAACGTCCTTCACGAGCTCGTTCGAGTACTTGAGCGCCGTCATGCGCTTCTTGACCATCTTGGCGCCGACCACCTCGTGATGGTGGAAGGAGACCCGACCGTCGCCCTCGAAGCGCCGCGTCTTCGGCTTGCCGATGTCGTGCAGCAGCGCAGCGAGCCGCAGCGTCAGGTCGGGGCCGTCCGTCTCCAGATCCATCGCCTGCTCGAGGACGATCAGCGAGTGGTCGTACACGTCCTTGTGACGGTGGTGCTCGTCCCGCTCCAGGCGCAGGGCGGGGAGCTCAGGGAGCACTCGGTCGGCGAGGCCCGTGTCGACGAGGAGAGCGAGACCCTTGCGCGGGTGCGCGGAGAGGATCAGTTTGTTCAATTCGTCCCGTACGCGCTCCGCCGAGACGATGTCGATGCGCTCGGCCATCGCCTTCATCGCTGCGACGACGTCCGGAGCCACCTCGAAGTCCAGCTGCGCGGCGAAGCGCGCGGCCCGCAGCATCCGCAGCGGGTCGTCGGAGAAGGAGTCCTCGGGCGTGCCAGGGGTGCGCAGCACACGGTCCGCGAGGTCGTCGAGCCCACCGTGCGGGTCCACGAACTCCTTCTCCGGGAGCGCGACGGCCATCGCGTTCACGGTGAAGTCACGGCGCACGAGGTCTTGCTCGATGGAGTCGCCGTAGGACACCTCGGGCTTGCGCGAGGTCCTGTCGTACGCCTCCGACCGATAGGTGGTCACCTCGATCTGGTAGCCGTCCTTCTGACTGCCGACCGTGCCGAAGGCGATCCCGACCTCCCACACCGCGTCGGCCCACGGCCGGACGATCCTCAGCACGTCCTCGGGGCGGGCATCGGTCGTGAAGTCCAGGTCATTGCCGAGCCGGCCCAGCAAGGCGTCCCTGACCGAGCCGCCGACCAGGGCGAGGGAGAACCCGGCCTCCTGGAAACGGCGGGCGAGGTCGTCCGCGACAGGGGAGACGCGCAGCAGTTCGCTGACCGCGCGGCGCTGCACCTGGCTCAGGGCGCTGGGATTCTCTTCATTGGCGTTCGGCACAACAGAAAAGGGTACGTGCCCCGCGCGCCCGCGGCCGACCCGAATACCGCCGCGCCCGCCGGGCCCCGCGCAGCCGCCCCGGCGCGTCTTCCCATCACGTGGAGCAGTCCGCGGCACTTCGTCACAGCGCGCATCGTTACCATGCGTGGACGCACAACCGACGACCACTGACGACGAGGGACGGGCGAACGCGTGGCCGAGGCGGCAGACTTTCCGGGGACGAGCCCCTCACCTGCCCGCCGGTGGCTGCGGCGCACCGCAGCACTGCTGGTGGGAACCCCTTTGCTGGCCGGACTGCTGCAGACGCCGGTGGGCCCCGTGGCGCATGCCTCAGGACCCGGCGCCAAGGCGGAGACCGCGGCGTCACGTGTGAAGGCCGATGCCACCGGCTCCCGCACCGTCGATGTCTCCCTGAACGCGCTCACCCCCACCGCCCCCGGTGAGGACGACACCCTCACGGTCTCGGGCACGGTCACCAACAACGGCAAGCAGACAGTGACGGCGGCACAGGTCGGGCTCCGCGTCGGGTCGCCGCTCGGCAGCCGCAGCGAGATCGACAGCGCCGCGAAGCGCACGGGCTTTCAACCAGGTGTTGACGGTTCGGAGGTCGGCGGGAAGTACGTCGAGAAGATCGCCAAGCTCACGCCGGGCGTGCGACAGGACTTCAGCATCTCCGTGCCGGTGAAGGCGCTCTCACTGAGCACCAGCGGCGTCTACCAGTTGGGTGTCACCCTCACCGGCCAGAGCGCCGCTCAGCCCTACCCCCAGGTGCTCGGCATCGAGCGGACCTTCCTGCCGTGGCAGCCCGACGCCCCGGACACCAAGACGAAGACCACGTACCTGTGGCCGCTCACCACCTCAACGCACCTCACGGCGAGGACCGGCTCCGACGAACAGCAGACGCCCGTCTTCAAGAACGACGACCTCGCCGACGAGCTGGCCCCCGGCGGACGCCTGGACCAGCTGCTGTCTCTCGGCAGCCGTCTGGACGTCACGTGGGTCATCGATCCGGACCTGCTCGCCTCGGTCGAGGCGATGACGAAGAACTACCGGATCGAGAACCCCGACGGAAAGACCACCCGGGCGGGCAAGCAGCAGTCGGTCGCCGGCCAGTGGCTCAACGACCTCCAGACCGCCGTCAAGGACAAGAAGGTCGTCGCGCTCCCCTACGCCGACCCCGACCTCGCCTCCCTCGCGCACACCGGCAAGGCGGTCAGCGGCTCCCTCGGTCATCTCAAGGAGGCCACCGAAGCGGGCTACAAGGCGGTCACCACGATCCTCCAGGTGACGCCCAGCACCGACTTCGCCTGGCCCGCCGACGGAGCCATCGACCCGTCGATCGTCGACGTGGCCACCTCCGCCGGCGCCCACACGGTCATCGCCCGCAGCGACAGCCTGCGCGAGACCAACGGCCTGCAGTACTCGCCGTCCGCGGCCCGGCCCATCGGCGGCGGCACCACCGCGGTGGTCGCCGACGCGCGGCTTTCCACCGCCTTCCAGGGCGACATGACCGTGGGGGAGAACTCGACTCTGGCCGTCCAGGAGTTCCTCGCCCAGAGCCTGATGATCAACCTGCAGGACCCCGACAGGCAGCGGAGCATCGTGGTCGCTCCGCAGCGCATGCCGTCGGTCAGCCAGGCGCAGACCATGGCGAAGGCGCTCAGCTCGCTCGCGGAGGGAAAGTGGTCTCAGTCGCAGGGCCTGACCGCCGCCGCGAAGGCCAAGCCCGACCCGCAGGCCACCACCCGGGTGCCCTCGGCCGCCGCCTACCCGGCCGCACTGCGCAAGCAGGAACTGCCTCGTACCGCCTTCGAGAAGATCCAGAACACCAAGAACACGCTCGAACGCTTCCAGGTGATCCTCACCGCCAAGGACCGAGTGGTGACCCCCTTCGGGCGGGCCATAGACCGCGAGATGTCGACATCCTGGCGCGGCCGCCCGCGAGAGGGGGGTTCCTACCGGCAGAGCGTGTGGGCGTATCTCCAGGAGCTCACCAAGCAGGTGTCGCTGGTCCAGAGGTCCGACGCGAAGCTCTCCGGCCGCAGCGCGACCATCCCGGTGTCCGTGCAGAACAACCTCGTGCAGGGCGTCGACCACCTGGTCCTGCGCCTCTCCTCCAACAACCCCACTCGCCTGAAAATCGGCGGCGGGCAGTTCGAGGAGAAGCAGATCAAGATCGCGGGCGGGCATTCCCAGTCCGTGAAGTTCACCACCACGGCCAATGCCAATGGCCCGGTCCCTGTGTACGCGCAGCTCTACACCGAGGACGGAGAGCCCTACGGCGACGCCGTGCGCTTCGACGTCAACGTCACCGAGGTCACCCTCACCGTGATGCTTGTCATCGCGGGCGGACTCCTGCTGCTCGTGCTCGCGGGCTTCCGCATGTACACCCAGCGCAAGCGTGCGGCCCGCAAGCGCGCGCAGGAGGGTCCGGACGAGGGCCCGGCACAGGGTTCACAGGACGGTCCGGACCACGGTCCGGAGGGTGAATCCGGCGGCGGCCCCGCAGCGGACGACCCCGAGCACCCGAGTGACCCGACACCGGACACCGCTCCCGAAAGCACCGACCCGTCGGACACGGGTGAGAGAGTGGACCGTTGAGCGATGTCGTGGCCGGTGGGCCCGGGGACGATGAGGTGGGGTAACCATGAACGCGCCGTACGACGGTGACCGTGGCCAGGGCTCGGGCGGCTCCGCCTCGCCCGGAGGCCCGCCGCCCGGCTCCCCCGAGCACGGGCAGGTACCCCCGCAGCCCGCGCCTGACATCTATCTCCAGGACGCCTACGACCAGGATCCCTACCGGGCACAGGACCTCTCCGCCCAGGACCCGGTGTCCGAGGCGCTCTACGACCGCGCGGCGCACCCTCCGCCCCCGCCCGGCACATACCAGCAGCAGCCTCCGCTCTACGCCCAGCCGCCCTCCCCGCAGCACGCACCCGACCCGCGCGTGTGGGCACAGACCCCGGCTCCCGAGCCGGAGGGCCCGACCCGGCACCTCCCGTACGGCGACGACGCCCGCACGACCCAGTTCGTGGGCGTCGACGACCTGGTCACCCAGGCCGGCGAGGAGCGCCACGAGCCGGACGCGTTCGCTCACCTCTTCCGTGACCAGCAACCGGGCGGATACCGCGGCCAGCAGTCCGCCTACCAGCAGGACGAGTACCAGCACGACGAGTACCGGCAGCAGGGCGGCTACCCACAACCCGGCCACCCGCAGGCCGGGTACCACCAGAGCGGATACCCGCAAGGGGCGTATCAGCAGGGCGGCTACCCCGAGAACGACGGCTATGGGCAGGGGGACGGCAACGGCTACCCCCAGGGCCAGGGCTACCCCCAGAGCAACAACTACCCCCAGGACCAGGGCTACCCCCAGGGCAACGACTACCGACAGCCCGCACACGGCGGACAGACGCCGGCCGACCAGCCGATCGTCCCGAACCCCGCGGCCGCCCCGGCAGCCGCGCCCGTGGCCGCTCCCGCGCCCGCGCCCGCGCCCGCGCCCGCGCCGGCACCCTCGGCCAAGTCGGGCGGGCGCGCATCCAGCCTGCTGAAGTCGAGCGCGCTCATGGCGGCGGGGACGATCGTCTCCCGCCTCACCGGCTTCCTGCGCACCCTGGTCATGGCCGCCGCGATCGGCGTCGGCACGCTCAACGACTCGTACCAGGTCGCCAACGTCCTCCCGACGATGATCTACGTCCTCGTCGGAGGCGGCGCCCTGAACGCGGTGTTCATCCCGCAGCTCGTGCGGGCCATGAAGAACGACGAGGACGAGGGCGAGGGCTACGCCAACCGCCTTCTGACCCTCGTGATGGTCCTGCTCGCGGCCGTCACCGTCATCTGCGTGATCGCGGCACCCGCGCTCATCCGCATGATGTCACCGACGATCGCCGACAACCCCGCGAAGATGGACGTCGCCGTCACCTTCGCCCGGTACTGCATCCCCACGATGTTCTTCATGGGCCTGCACGTCGTGCTCGGGCAGATCCTCAACGCCCGCGGCCGCTTCGGCGCGATGATGTGGACCCCCGTCCTCAACAACATCGTGGTCATCGCGACGTTCGGCGCCTTCATCTGGGCCTTCGGCAGCTTCACCGATTCCGAGGTCGACGCGAGCAGCATCACGCCCGACGGCGTACGGCTCCTCGGCATCGGCACCCTGCTCGGCCTGACCGTGCAGGCGCTGTCGATGCTGCCGTACCTGCGCGAGGCGGGCTTCAAGCTGCGGCTCCGGTTCGACTGGCGCGGACAGGGCCTCGGCAAGGCCGCGCGCCTCGCCAAGTGGACGTTCTTCTTCGTCCTCGCCAACCAGCTCGGCATGATCGTCGTGACCCAGCTCGCCACCAGCGCCGGCGCGACGGCCGAGGACCACGGCTACTCGGGCACCGGCATCACCGCGTACAACTACGCGCTGCTGCTGTGGCAAATGCCGCAGGCCATCATCACGGTCTCCGTGATGACCGCGGTCCTGCCCCGCATCTCCCGCTCCGCGAACGACGACGACCCCGCAGCCGTCCGGGACGACATCTCGTACGGCCTGCGGACCTCCGCCGTGGCGATCGTGCCGTGCGCGTTCGCCTTCCTCGCCCTCGGCGTTCCGATGGCCACCCTGCTGTACGCGGGCTCCGGCTCGGGCGCACAGAACATCGGCTACACCCTGATGGCGTTCGGGCTCGGCCTGATTCCGTACTCGGTCCAGTACGTCGTCCTGCGCGGCTTCTACGCCTACGAGGACACCCGCACGCCCTTCTACAACACCGTGATCGTGGCGGCCGTCAACGCCGCGGCCTCGGCCCTGTGCTTCTTCGTCCTGCCCGCCCGGTGGGCCGTGGTCGGCATGGCCGCCTCCTACGGCCTCGCCTACGCGGTCGGCGTCGGTGTGGCCTGGCGTCGGCTGCGCGTGCGGCTGGGCGGCGATCTGGACGGCGCCCAG
This window encodes:
- a CDS encoding CCA tRNA nucleotidyltransferase; protein product: MPNANEENPSALSQVQRRAVSELLRVSPVADDLARRFQEAGFSLALVGGSVRDALLGRLGNDLDFTTDARPEDVLRIVRPWADAVWEVGIAFGTVGSQKDGYQIEVTTYRSEAYDRTSRKPEVSYGDSIEQDLVRRDFTVNAMAVALPEKEFVDPHGGLDDLADRVLRTPGTPEDSFSDDPLRMLRAARFAAQLDFEVAPDVVAAMKAMAERIDIVSAERVRDELNKLILSAHPRKGLALLVDTGLADRVLPELPALRLERDEHHRHKDVYDHSLIVLEQAMDLETDGPDLTLRLAALLHDIGKPKTRRFEGDGRVSFHHHEVVGAKMVKKRMTALKYSNELVKDVSRLVELHLRFHGYGTGEWTDSAVRRYVRDAGPLLERLHKLTRSDCTTRNKRKANALSRAYDGLEERIARLQEQEELDSIRPDLDGNDIMKVLDVKPGPVIGQAYKFLLELRLENGPMERDAAVAALKEWWAAQS
- the murJ gene encoding murein biosynthesis integral membrane protein MurJ — translated: MNAPYDGDRGQGSGGSASPGGPPPGSPEHGQVPPQPAPDIYLQDAYDQDPYRAQDLSAQDPVSEALYDRAAHPPPPPGTYQQQPPLYAQPPSPQHAPDPRVWAQTPAPEPEGPTRHLPYGDDARTTQFVGVDDLVTQAGEERHEPDAFAHLFRDQQPGGYRGQQSAYQQDEYQHDEYRQQGGYPQPGHPQAGYHQSGYPQGAYQQGGYPENDGYGQGDGNGYPQGQGYPQSNNYPQDQGYPQGNDYRQPAHGGQTPADQPIVPNPAAAPAAAPVAAPAPAPAPAPAPAPSAKSGGRASSLLKSSALMAAGTIVSRLTGFLRTLVMAAAIGVGTLNDSYQVANVLPTMIYVLVGGGALNAVFIPQLVRAMKNDEDEGEGYANRLLTLVMVLLAAVTVICVIAAPALIRMMSPTIADNPAKMDVAVTFARYCIPTMFFMGLHVVLGQILNARGRFGAMMWTPVLNNIVVIATFGAFIWAFGSFTDSEVDASSITPDGVRLLGIGTLLGLTVQALSMLPYLREAGFKLRLRFDWRGQGLGKAARLAKWTFFFVLANQLGMIVVTQLATSAGATAEDHGYSGTGITAYNYALLLWQMPQAIITVSVMTAVLPRISRSANDDDPAAVRDDISYGLRTSAVAIVPCAFAFLALGVPMATLLYAGSGSGAQNIGYTLMAFGLGLIPYSVQYVVLRGFYAYEDTRTPFYNTVIVAAVNAAASALCFFVLPARWAVVGMAASYGLAYAVGVGVAWRRLRVRLGGDLDGAQVARTYTRLFGASIPAAIVGGGIGFAILRVMGTGALSSFVALVAGGIALLGVFFVAARKMRIAELNSMVGMVRGRLGR
- a CDS encoding MFS transporter: MAVVGDLRILLRLRDFRRLLAVRLISQGADGVYQLALATYVVFSPEKQASPGAIASAMAVLLLPYSLVGPFAGVLLDRWPRRQVFLYGNLLRAALASLTAVLMLSDVPDWLFYASALCVTAVNRFVLAGLSAALPRVVDADRLVLANSLSPTAGTLAATLGGGLAFVIRLVASDSDAAVVLCGAALYLCAALASLRMARELLGPDPDLVQPRLATALAGTARGLRAGVRHLTQRPAAARALAAMTVLRFCYGALTVMVLMLCRYAWTSTEADGLALLGLAVGISGAGFFVAAVVTPAAVGRFGPGGWIVTCAATAALLEPALGLPFEPAPLLVAAFLLGLTTQGAKIATDTVVQSSVDDGFRGRVFSIYDVLFNVAFVGAAGVAALMLPPDGRSVPLVLVVALLYAAVAGGMTRFGAQ
- a CDS encoding DUF6049 family protein — protein: MAEAADFPGTSPSPARRWLRRTAALLVGTPLLAGLLQTPVGPVAHASGPGAKAETAASRVKADATGSRTVDVSLNALTPTAPGEDDTLTVSGTVTNNGKQTVTAAQVGLRVGSPLGSRSEIDSAAKRTGFQPGVDGSEVGGKYVEKIAKLTPGVRQDFSISVPVKALSLSTSGVYQLGVTLTGQSAAQPYPQVLGIERTFLPWQPDAPDTKTKTTYLWPLTTSTHLTARTGSDEQQTPVFKNDDLADELAPGGRLDQLLSLGSRLDVTWVIDPDLLASVEAMTKNYRIENPDGKTTRAGKQQSVAGQWLNDLQTAVKDKKVVALPYADPDLASLAHTGKAVSGSLGHLKEATEAGYKAVTTILQVTPSTDFAWPADGAIDPSIVDVATSAGAHTVIARSDSLRETNGLQYSPSAARPIGGGTTAVVADARLSTAFQGDMTVGENSTLAVQEFLAQSLMINLQDPDRQRSIVVAPQRMPSVSQAQTMAKALSSLAEGKWSQSQGLTAAAKAKPDPQATTRVPSAAAYPAALRKQELPRTAFEKIQNTKNTLERFQVILTAKDRVVTPFGRAIDREMSTSWRGRPREGGSYRQSVWAYLQELTKQVSLVQRSDAKLSGRSATIPVSVQNNLVQGVDHLVLRLSSNNPTRLKIGGGQFEEKQIKIAGGHSQSVKFTTTANANGPVPVYAQLYTEDGEPYGDAVRFDVNVTEVTLTVMLVIAGGLLLLVLAGFRMYTQRKRAARKRAQEGPDEGPAQGSQDGPDHGPEGESGGGPAADDPEHPSDPTPDTAPESTDPSDTGERVDR